The genomic interval TCAGGATCTATGCCACAAACAAGCTGGGTGACAGCGTGGCTTCGCTGCCTTCGAATGTGGTTGTCCCCTCGGCAACGCCGGTAGGGAGCGCTCCCGGCCAGCCCACGGGAGTCTCCGCCGTCGCCGGCAACGGGTCCGCCTCGGTTTCCTGGAGTGCTCCAGCGTCTAGCGGCAGCAGTCCGATCACCGGATACTTCGTCCACGCGCTGGTGAATGGAGCATTTGCGCCCATCACCGCGATCGCCAATGCGCCGAACACCAGCGCGACGATCAACGGCCTGACCAATGGGACCACTTATACGTTTGACGTCCAGGCTGTAAACGCATACGGCTTAGGACAGCTGTCGCCACCGTCGAATGCGGTAGTGCCCAGCACGCAGATCACTCCTAAAGGCGTGGTTCCGGGCGTGCCGACCGCGGTCAACGCCGTGGGCGGATTGAACTCAGCCACGGTCTCATGGACTGCGCCGGCCAGCAGCGGTTCCAGCGCGATCACCAACTACAGCGTGGTCGTGCTCGCCGGTGGTGGGCCAAGCGGAATCTCCATCAACGTGCCCGCGCCTGGCACGCAAGCGGTGGTGAACGGATTGACCCCAGGCACCAGTTATGCGTTCCAGGTCCACGCATTCAATGCCGCGGGCGACAGCGGCGCGTTGCTAACATCCAATACGATCACTCCCACGGCGCCGCCGGCAAACACGGCCCCTGGTGTGCCAACCAATGTGGTTGCGTCCGCGGGCACGGGTTCGGCAAGTGTCGCGTGGACTGCTCCCGCTTCCAACGGCGGCCAGCCTGTCACCAGTTATGTCGTCGTCGCTCTGGCGGGCGGAGCTCCAACCAACCAGACGATGACCGTGACTGCGCCCACCAGTGCCGTGGTCTTCAACGGTTTGACCGGCGGAAACACCTACACGTTTGTGGTTCACGCCGTCAACTCCGTGGGCGACAGCGGTGCCTCGGCGCCTTCCAACGCGATTACCCTGGCTGGGCCTCCGCCCGCGGCCTCTGAGCCCAACGTTACTGTGACCCTGAGCGGGCCCACCAGCGTGCCGGCCGGAGTGAATGGAAACTTCGCGATTACCGTCACCAACAATGGATCTGGCGCCGCCTCTCGCGTGACGCTTACCCACACGTTTACCGCAAGCAGCGCGACGCGGGTGTCGCACACCATCAGCCAGGGCAATTGCACGGAGCGCGGCGCCAAGCTTGTTTGCGAGTTAGGCGGCATGGCGCCAGGTTCCAGCGTGACGCTGAACGTTGCACTCGCCGTGCACGCAGCCTTCACCAGCAAGGCCATCGTGCTGGCCTGGGATGTCAGCGGACGCACGGTAGCGGCGTCGAATCCCGCGAGCGGCGTGACGAAAATGAGTACTTCCATGGCGGCGGCAGTCGCCGCCAGCACCACCACGGACCTGCAGATTTCCGGTTCAACCGTGGCGGCCGGCGCCAACACCACTGTTCTGTGGGTGGTGTCAAACCTTTCGCCGCAACCGGCAAACACCGTGCAGTTCACCAATCAATTGCCCTCAACCCTGCAATTTGTGGACGTCACCACCAGCGCGGGAGTGAACTGCACCGCCCCTGCCGCAGGTTCGGCCGGCTCATTGGTCACCTGCAGTTTGACGTCACTTGCCGGTGGGCAAGATATGGTCGTTGCCGTCACAGTTAGTCCCACGGCCGGGGCCACCTCTTTTACCGATACTGCGTCCGTGGCTTTTTCCGGAACGGACAGCCAACCGGCCAACAATTCAGCTTCTGTAACCTTCACTGCCGCGGCCAGCGCGATCGTCAGCCTTGCCGGCGGCGGTGCTGTAAGCGCGGGTGGCAATGGCGGGGCCACCGGCGGAAATTCCGGCGGCGCTACTTTCGGCGGGAATAGTAGCGCCACCGGGCCTAATCCTGATAATGTTAGCAACCACAGCGGAGTTGTGGCCGCAGGGACTCGTCGCCAGCAGTTCGGTGCGGTTCTCCCGGACGCAAACCCGCGCGGCAATCGGGCGCAATGAAGTTTGGTTTTTAACGAGGTTGTAACCGTACTCCTGCCCGATGGTTTACGGCTACAGCAGGGGCTGTCGTTCAGTTCGGCCCGCAAAGCGGCAGCCCCGACTATTATCTTCCACGCGGGAAGCTGAAGCACTCGCTGATCATACGCGTGCAATTGCTCAAACCAGGAACCGGATTCGGGCCCGGCGCTGGGATTGAGCACTCGGCGAACAACCAATGGTCGTTACACGGAACTTTACATAGCATGCAGCCCGAACAAGTTACTCCCTCAGCAATCGCGTCCGCTCCCAGGCCGCTTTATGGCCTGGACTTTCAAATTGCGGACCTTCTCTTTCCCAACGGCATGAACGGCAACCTCCTTCTTCTAAGAAGGAAAGAAATGCTTTTTCGCCAGGACACAACCGCTGACGCCGCGTTTTACCTGCAAGAAGGCCGGATCAAGCTTCGCGTGGCGTCGGCAGGCGGCCGGATCGCTACGGTGTCGCTCATGGGGCCCGGCGAACTGCTGGGCGAAGAATGCCTGGCGTCCAAGCTTTCTCTTAGACCGGCCACTGCCGTTGCTGTTTCCGATTGCACCATCGTCAGGCTTGAGCGCCTGTTCCTGGAGCAGTTGCTCCGCAGTGAACCCGGGTTCCAGGAATTCTTTCTGGATCTGGTTCTCGCCCGCAATCGCCGCATGCAACAGGACTTGATGGCCCACCTCAGCTATTCCGGAGAGAAGCGCCTGGCCCGCCTTCTGCTCCTGATTGCCGGGCTTGACGACTGTGCCCAAGACGAAAAAGTGATTCCGCGAATCAACCAGGACGAACTGGCGGAAGTGGTCGGCACCACGCGGGCCCGCGTGAGCTACTTCATGAACCGCTTTCGCGACAAGGGTTTCGTTGACTACAACGGCGAACTCACAGTGCGCAGGTCCCTGCTGGAAGTAATCCTATAGTTCCTGAGGACCAGGAAGACGCCCAGTCTGCCTCGCTGGCCATCGTCGCCGGCAAAGAGATATGCTCACGCTTGCGGCGGGCGTGTGCTTGGTACCATCCACCAAGCTGGATTTATGATGAAAGACGCTGAGGGCGGCGCCAGCGCACAGCCAACACCGTAACTTCGAACTATCGCCCCGACTCCATTCCAGTGGAGGCATTGATGACGAAAGAAGAGATACGCCTCAAGGATTCCCAGTCGCGCACCCGGCACTGGAAGCGATGGGGCCCGTACTTGAGCGAACGCGCTTGGGGCACGGTGCGAGAAGACTACAGCGCCGAGGGAGACGCCTGGGATTATTTTCCGCATGACCACGCCCGCTCCCGAGCCTACCGCTGGAGTGAGGACGGCATCGCCGGTATTTGCGACCGCCACCAGCATCTGTGCTTTGCCCTGGCGTTGTGGAACGGGCGCGACCCCATCCTGAAAGAACGCCTCTTTGGCCTCACCGGCAACCAGGGCAACCACGGCGAAGACGTAAAAG from Terriglobia bacterium carries:
- a CDS encoding Crp/Fnr family transcriptional regulator — protein: MQPEQVTPSAIASAPRPLYGLDFQIADLLFPNGMNGNLLLLRRKEMLFRQDTTADAAFYLQEGRIKLRVASAGGRIATVSLMGPGELLGEECLASKLSLRPATAVAVSDCTIVRLERLFLEQLLRSEPGFQEFFLDLVLARNRRMQQDLMAHLSYSGEKRLARLLLLIAGLDDCAQDEKVIPRINQDELAEVVGTTRARVSYFMNRFRDKGFVDYNGELTVRRSLLEVIL